Below is a window of Leucobacter chromiiresistens DNA.
CGATGATCGAGAACCCCCGCCCGACGCGTGCGGAGGCCTCCGACTGCGCGAACGCCGTGCTCGACGGTGCGGATGCCGTGATGCTCTCGGGTGAGACGAGCGTCGGGGCGTATCCGATCGAGGCCGTCGCGACGATGGCGCGGATCATCGAGGCGACCGAGGATCACGCGCTCGAGCGCATCGAGCCGCTCGGAGCCGCACCGCGCACCCAGGGCGGCGTGCTGACGCTGGCGGCCTCCGACGTCGCGGACTTCGTCGGTGCTCGCTACATCTGCGTCTTCACGGAATCGGGAGACACCGTGCGGCGCATGTCGCGTCTGCGCCGTCCGATGCCGATCATCGGCTTCACCCCTGATCCCGACACGCGGCGCCGGATGGAGCTGACCTGGGGGGCGCGCAGCTACGAGGTGCCGCGCGTCGACAGCACGGATGAGATGTTCGTCCAGGTCGACAAGGTGCTGCTCGAGCACTCGCGCGTCGAGGTGGGCGAGAAGGTCGTCATCATCGCAGGATCGCCTCCCGGAGTGGTGGGCACCACGAACACGCTGCGGATCCACCGGATCGGCGAGGCGACGGGTCTCCTTCCCGAGGCGGGCCCGAGGAAGTTCACGAAGGGCGCCGAGGCGTCCGAGGCCTGACCGGCACGAGGCGGCGATGCGCCCGCGTCCGCAGGGGCGCGTCCCGTGCGGAGCGCCCCCTGCGGTAGGGTGGGGGAGTTCGCCGAATTGGTGGAATTGGCAGACACGGCGCACTCAAAATGCGTTGCCGAAAGGCGTGCGGGTTCAAGTCCCGCATTCGGCACGAACATGGAGCCCCCGTCTCCTCGCAGTACGCGAGGGAGCGGGGGCTTCGTCGTGGTCGGCCCGCAGACTAGGCCCGTGGACGCTCGGCGGCTAGCCCCTGGCGGCTCGCGTCCGCCCCGTGCACACTGGTGATCCACGCAGCGCTTCCGGCGGCTGCATTCCACGTCTTGGAGGAGGACACCATGTCGATGAACAACACGAGCGCGAACCCCGAGGGCGAAGAGGGTCGCGCGCCGCTCTCCCAGCCCGCCGGCGAGGACGACCTGCTGGTGCAGCACGGGCATCCGGAGGCGCCCGAGTTCGGCGAGGACGACGCCGAAGAGCCCGTCGCGAATCTCGAGTAGCGTCGGATATCCCCAGAGAGAATGTCGTAAGCTGGAATGGTGAATGACCAGAGCACTGCACCGAGCGCTCCGCGACGCGTAGTCGTCGCGGAAGACGAATCCCTGATCCGTCTCGACATCGTCGAGACCCTGCGCGACAACGGCTTCGAAGTGGTCGGCGAAGCGGGAGACGGCGAGACCGCGGTGAAGCTCGTCGAAGAACTGCGACCCGACCTCGTCGTGATGGACGTGAAGATGCCGCAGCTCGACGGCATCTCCGCTGCAGAGCGCATCAACAAGACGCACCTCGCACCGGTGGTCCTGCTGACCGCCTTCAGCCAGCGCGAGCTGGTCGAGCGCGCGAGCGAGGCGGGCGCTCTCGCCTACGTCGTCAAGCCGTTCACCCCGGCCGACCTGATTCCCGCCATCGAGATCGCCCTCTCGCGCTTCCAGCAGATCGTCGCCCTCGAGAGCGAGGTCGCCGATCTCGCGGAGCGGTTCGAGACCCGCAAGCTGGTGGACCGCGCCAAGGGCATCCTCAACGACAAGATGGGTCTGAGCGAGCCCGAGGCGTTCCGCTGGATCCAGAAGGCGTCGATGGACCGCCGACTGACGATGCAGGACGTCGCGAAGACCATCATCGATCAGCTGGGGCCGAAGAAGGACTAGTCGCGCCCCCGGTCGTCGAACGCCCCGGATCCGCTGTCGCGGTCCGGGGCGTTCGCCGTTGTCAGGAGGCCGATGGGGGCGCCGCCCGCTTGTAGAAGTTCGTGATGCGCACGGTCGAGCAGCGCCGCCCGCGCTCGTCGGACACGACGATCTCGTGCACGGCGATGCTGAAGCCCAGTTTGATCGGGGTGCAGACGCCCGTGACCGTCCCGTCGACGGCCGAGCCGGTGTGCGTCGCGTTGATGTCGAGGCCGACGGCCACGCAACCCGCCGGGGCGTGGTAGTTCGCGTGCATCGAGCCCAGGGTTTCCCCGAGCACCACGTACGCGCCGCCGTGCAGCAGCATGACGGGCTGCGTATTGCCCGCCACCGGCATGGTCGCCACTGCGCGCTCTGCGGTGAACTCGGTCATCTCGATGCCCATGCGGTCGGCGA
It encodes the following:
- a CDS encoding hotdog fold thioesterase — encoded protein: MTSPAASAASAPKPEDGLAYIRERGLGALADRMGIEMTEFTAERAVATMPVAGNTQPVMLLHGGAYVVLGETLGSMHANYHAPAGCVAVGLDINATHTGSAVDGTVTGVCTPIKLGFSIAVHEIVVSDERGRRCSTVRITNFYKRAAPPSAS
- a CDS encoding ANTAR domain-containing response regulator, coding for MVNDQSTAPSAPRRVVVAEDESLIRLDIVETLRDNGFEVVGEAGDGETAVKLVEELRPDLVVMDVKMPQLDGISAAERINKTHLAPVVLLTAFSQRELVERASEAGALAYVVKPFTPADLIPAIEIALSRFQQIVALESEVADLAERFETRKLVDRAKGILNDKMGLSEPEAFRWIQKASMDRRLTMQDVAKTIIDQLGPKKD